One part of the Paramormyrops kingsleyae isolate MSU_618 chromosome 2, PKINGS_0.4, whole genome shotgun sequence genome encodes these proteins:
- the sf3a1 gene encoding splicing factor 3A subunit 1 — protein sequence MPPGPVQIVQPELNNSQPEETKDETPATKPIVGIIYPPPEVRNIVDKTASFVARNGPEFEARIRQNEINNPKFNFLNPSDPYHAYYRHKVNEFKEGKAQEPSAAVPKVMQQQAMQQAPQQQLPQKVQAQVIHETVVPKEPPPEFEFIADPPSISAFDLDVVKLTAQFVARNGRQFLTQLMQKEQRNYQFDFLRPQHSLFTYFTKLVEQYTKILIPPKGLLQKLKKEAENPREVLDQVRYRVEWAKFQERERKKEEEEREKERVAYAQIDWHDFVVVETVDFQPNEQGHFPPPTTPEELGARILIQERYEKFGESEEVEMEVESEDEEDDRVDREDGHPTQPDQDTQLQDMDEGSDDDDDTMKAPLPPDNPMPPPLPPTPDQVIIRKDYDPKASKPHPPTVASEEYLISPVTGEKIPASKMQEHMRIGLLDPRWLEQRDLKIRERQIEDEVYAPGPDIESSLKQLAERRTDIFGVEETAIGKKIGEEEIQKPEEKVTWDGHSGSMARTQQAAQANITLQEQIEAIHKAKGLVQEDDTKEKIGPSKPNEALPPPPPAIASTMPSLPKPSPPVTSVPRAPPSMPPPVRTALLSTVPVLPRPPMAPVVRLSPGQVLTPMPPMLHAPRINVVPMPPTGPHIMAPRPPPMVVPTAFVPAPPVPQPPSAAPTPLPPAHPPPPHEDEPASKKMKTEDNLIPEEEFLRRNKGPVAVKVQVPNMQDKTEWKLSGQVLSFTVPLTDQVSVIKVKIHEATGMPAGKQKLQYEGIFIKDSNSLAYYNMNSGSVIHLALKERGGRKK from the exons ATGCCGCCTGGGCCCGTTCAGATCGTACAGCCGGAACTTAACAACTCG CAACCAGAAGAGACGAAGGATGAAACTCCAGCAACAAAACCGATCGTGGGAATCATTTATCCGCCCCCCGAAGTCCGAAACATTGTCGACAAGACAGCCAGCTTCGTAGCCAG GAATGGACCAGAGTTCGAGGCCAGGATTCGGCAGAACGAGATCAACAACCCAAAGTTCAATTTCCTGAACCCCAGTGACCCCTACCATGCCTACTACCGGCACAAGGTCAACGAGTTCAAGGAGGGCAAAGCCCAGGAGCCGTCGGCCGCCGTGCCCAAGGTCATGCAGCAGCAGGCCATGCAGCAGGCCCCGCAGCAGCAGCTGCCGCAGAAG GTCCAGGCTCAGGTGATTCACGAGACTGTGGTGCCCAAAGAGCCCCCGCCTGAATTTGAGTTCATCGCAGACCCCCCCTCCATTTCTGCCTTCGACCTCGACGTGGTGAAGCTGACGGCCCAGTTTGTGGCCCGCAATGGCCGCCAGTTCCTCACGCAGCTCATGCAGAAGGAGCAGCGCAACTACCAGTTTGACTTCCTGCGGCCCCAGCACAGCCTGTTCACCTACTTCACCAAGCTGGTGGAGCAGTATACCAAG ATCCTCATCCCACCCAAGGGGCTCCTgcagaagctgaagaaggaggccgaAAACCCCAGGGAGGTGCTGGACCAG GTCCGCTATCGCGTGGAGTGGGCCAAGTTCCAAGAGCGTGAGAGgaagaaagaggaggaggagcgaGAGAAGGAGCGCGTGGCCTATGCCCAGATCGACTGGCATGACTTTGTGGTGGTGGAGACCGTGGACTTCCAGCCCAACGAGCAAG GACatttcccccctcccaccaccccAGAGGAACTTGGCGCTCGGATCCTGATTCAGGAGCGCTACGAAAAATTTGGGGAGAGTGAAGAAGTGGAGATGGAGGTGGAGAGtgaggatgaggaagatgacCGGGTGGACAGGGAGGATGGACATCCAACCCAGCCGGACCAGGACACACAGCTACAAGACATGGATGAG GGCTCTGATGACGATGATGACACCATGAAGGCACCGTTGCCCCCTGACAACCCcatgcccccacccctgccccccacaccCGATCAGGTCATCATCCGCAAGGACTACGACCCCAAGG CCtccaagccccaccccccgacgGTAGCCTCAGAGGAGTACCTGATCTCCCCCGTTACGGGGGAGAAGATCCCTGCCAGCAAGATGCAGGAGCACATGCGCATTGGCTTGCTGGACCCACGCTGGCTGGAGCAGCGTGACCTGAAGATCCGCGAGCGGCAGATCGAGGACGAGGTGTACGCCCCGGGGCCTGACATCGAGAGCAGCCTGAAGCAGCTGGCCGAGCGGCGTACCGACATCTTCGGTGTGGAGGAGACCGCCATCGGCAAGAAGATCGGGGAGGAGGAGATCCAGAAGCCAGAGGAGAAG GTGACGTGGGACGGCCACTCGGGCAGTATGGCACGCACACAGCAGGCCGCGCAGGCCAACATCACGCTGCAGGAGCAGATCGAGGCCATCCACAAAGCCAAGGGCCTGGTGCAAGAGGACGACACCAAGGAGAAGATTGGGCCCAGCAAGCCCAACGAGGCCCTGCCTCCACCCCCACCAGCAATAGCCTCTACGATGCCCAGCCTTCCCAAGCCCTCGCCACCGGTGACCTCGGTGCCCCGCGCCCCTCCCTCT ATGCCGCCCCCAGTGCGCACCGCACTGCTCTCCACGGTGCCGGTTCTGCCGCGGCCCCCCATGGCCCCTGTGGTGCGGCTCAGCCCAGGCCAGGTGCTGACACCCATGCCACCCATGCTGCACGCGCCCCGCATCAACGTGGTGCCCATGCCGCCCACCGGGCCGCACATCATGGCCCCGCGACCGCCCCCTATGGTGGTGCCCACCG CCTTTGTTCCGGCCCCCCCGGTGCCCCAGCCCCCCAGCGCCGCCCCCACACCACTGCCCCccgcccacccacccccacctcatGAGGATGAGCCGGCCAGTAAGAAGATGAAGACAGAAGACAACCTCATACCTGAGGAGGAGTTCCTGCGGAGGAACAAG ggCCCTGTGGCGGTTAAGGTACAAGTACCCAACATGCAGGACAAGACCGAGTGGAAGCTCAGCGGGCAGGTTCTCAGCTTCACTGTGCCACTCACGGACCAG GTGTCCGTGATAAAGGTTAAAATCCATGAAGCTACCGGCATGCCAGCAGGGAAGCAGAAACTGCAGTATGAG GGCATTTTCATCAAGGACTCCAACTCGCTGGCGTACTACAACATGAACAGTGGCTCCGTCATCCACCTGGCACTGAAGGAGCGTGGAGGCAGGAAGAAGTGA
- the ccdc157 gene encoding coiled-coil domain-containing protein 157 isoform X2 produces the protein MTHLLGRQDCVDSLRRDLTDIQGAVLDVLSCTGPVRFSSWKFPDKMSCNLDLASLLEQYDFVEGEEEFNQHSHVVLLELMIDRLMLLLQSLNAHAEVILGVRRRGSQSRATPPSVSIGLVVRRYWQNLLHLSCLHLKEEQTNKCEKESPVEGVGEQLKRERELKSTFVQRQESSVCQRGYTCCPESASRDMCSVGCQTVASSPLPCHACAHVQHSLRVTSDTLSSICQRLGLPSCLSSFLEEVPSSLEHGQLSAPDMAQWAAQQSRDLGRLEKYLAQLQDTIQPLKESLATLEGERGKLRVQLEQTERSLAQQSEEHQASLENIEVRLQKVQAKGDEAKSRLQGELEEMRLENLSLKERNSKLKAELCTCSLQLDKVHSTEHERDRLQWEVQATQEKLEELKEQTHALQNQLTGQQVLLDKESAKYESACRQQEVSPHLASGRRDSSQRPKAILIH, from the exons ATGACCCACCTTTTGGGTCGCCAGGACTGTGTGGACAGTCTACGGAGAGATCTAACGGATATTCAGGGAGCTGTTTTGGACGTGCTTTCCTGTACCGGTCCGGTTCGATTTTCTTCATGGAAGTTCCCAGATAAGATGTCCTGCAATTTGGACTTGGCATCACTTTTGGAGCAATACGACTTTGTGGAGGGGGAAGAAGAATTTAATCAGCACTCGCACGTTGTTCTGCTGGAGCTGATGATTGACAG ACTGATGCTTCTGCTTCAGAGTTTGAATGCCCATGCAGAGGTGATATTGGGGGTGCGAAGGAGAGGCTCACAAAGTCGAGCGACCCCTCCTTCTGTATCCATCGGCTTGGTGGTGAGACGCTACTGGCAGAACCTGCTGCATCTGAGCTGTCTGCATCTTAAGGAG GAGCAAACTAACAAGTGCGAGAAAGAATCACCTGTAGAGGGTGTTGGTGAGCAGCTGAAGCGTGAGCGTGAGCTGAAGAGCACCTTTGTCCAAAGGCAAGAGTCATCTGTGTGCCAGAGGGGCTACACCTGCTGCCCCGAATCTGCCTCCAGAGACATGTGCTCTGTGGGCTGCCAGACGGTGGCGTCGTCTCCACTGCCCTGCCATGCCTGTGCTCACGTGCAGCATAGCCTGCGGGTGACGAGTGACACCCTGAGCAGCATATGCCAGAGACTGGGCCTGCCATCCTGTCTGAGCTCCTTCCTGGAAGAAGTGCCCAGTTCCCTGGAGCATGGGCAGCTGTCTGCGCCCgatatggctcagtgggctgccCAGCAGAGCCGAGACCTGGGTCGACTGGAGAAGTACCTAGCCCAGCTGCAGGATACCATCCAGCCCCTGAAGGAGAGCCTAGCTACTCTGGAAGGAGAACGAGGGAAGCTGAGGGTCCAGCTGGAGCAGACGGAGAGGTCACTGGCCCAGCAGAGTGAAGAGCACCAGGCCAGCCTGGAGAATATTGAAGTCAGGCTCCAGAAGGTCCAGGCCAAGGGAGACGAGGCCAAGAGCAGACTGCAAGGAGAACTGGAGGAAATGAGACTTG AAAATTTGTCTTTGAAAGAAAGAAACTCAAAACTCAAGGCAGAACTTTGCACCTGCAGTTTGCAGCTGGATAAAGTGCACAGCACTG AGCATGAAAGGGACCGGCTCCAGTGGGAGGTGCAGGCCACGCAGGAGAAGCTTGAGGAGCTCAAGGAGCAGACTCACGCCCTCCAGAACCAACTAACTGGCCAGCAGGTTCTGCTGGACAAAGAGAGCGCCAAGTATGAGAGTGCCTGTCGACAGCAGGAGGTGAGCCCCCACCTAGCCAGTGGACGCCGTGACAGCAGCCAGCGGCCAAAGGCCATACTGATTCACTGA
- the ccdc157 gene encoding coiled-coil domain-containing protein 157 isoform X1 gives MTHLLGRQDCVDSLRRDLTDIQGAVLDVLSCTGPVRFSSWKFPDKMSCNLDLASLLEQYDFVEGEEEFNQHSHVVLLELMIDRLMLLLQSLNAHAEVILGVRRRGSQSRATPPSVSIGLVVRRYWQNLLHLSCLHLKEEQTNKCEKESPVEGVGEQLKRERELKSTFVQRQESSVCQRGYTCCPESASRDMCSVGCQTVASSPLPCHACAHVQHSLRVTSDTLSSICQRLGLPSCLSSFLEEVPSSLEHGQLSAPDMAQWAAQQSRDLGRLEKYLAQLQDTIQPLKESLATLEGERGKLRVQLEQTERSLAQQSEEHQASLENIEVRLQKVQAKGDEAKSRLQGELEEMRLENLSLKERNSKLKAELCTCSLQLDKVHSTEHERDRLQWEVQATQEKLEELKEQTHALQNQLTGQQVLLDKESAKYESACRQQEATQAKQRALLERVDALDRECVDLQGRLGQVEESRAELQEKLRLTVEEKELLQAQLSQQQVLGVQLQGETQALRVCVGRLQGELEEQRQRERLLVAYPELCPPAQGSPQSTGDVIGDMEQQLCANMLRIGVLEQENATLSASLAKLREKGQLGDYKVAVGSPYQLRSHCPAKTPEDSQGSWHPSPEGLSFHPQGGVSQQGAGLRDGIQALERGPMLTMLHCQAVELLLPAEEQAAESCCRVRPAAQTHCTTRRKQN, from the exons ATGACCCACCTTTTGGGTCGCCAGGACTGTGTGGACAGTCTACGGAGAGATCTAACGGATATTCAGGGAGCTGTTTTGGACGTGCTTTCCTGTACCGGTCCGGTTCGATTTTCTTCATGGAAGTTCCCAGATAAGATGTCCTGCAATTTGGACTTGGCATCACTTTTGGAGCAATACGACTTTGTGGAGGGGGAAGAAGAATTTAATCAGCACTCGCACGTTGTTCTGCTGGAGCTGATGATTGACAG ACTGATGCTTCTGCTTCAGAGTTTGAATGCCCATGCAGAGGTGATATTGGGGGTGCGAAGGAGAGGCTCACAAAGTCGAGCGACCCCTCCTTCTGTATCCATCGGCTTGGTGGTGAGACGCTACTGGCAGAACCTGCTGCATCTGAGCTGTCTGCATCTTAAGGAG GAGCAAACTAACAAGTGCGAGAAAGAATCACCTGTAGAGGGTGTTGGTGAGCAGCTGAAGCGTGAGCGTGAGCTGAAGAGCACCTTTGTCCAAAGGCAAGAGTCATCTGTGTGCCAGAGGGGCTACACCTGCTGCCCCGAATCTGCCTCCAGAGACATGTGCTCTGTGGGCTGCCAGACGGTGGCGTCGTCTCCACTGCCCTGCCATGCCTGTGCTCACGTGCAGCATAGCCTGCGGGTGACGAGTGACACCCTGAGCAGCATATGCCAGAGACTGGGCCTGCCATCCTGTCTGAGCTCCTTCCTGGAAGAAGTGCCCAGTTCCCTGGAGCATGGGCAGCTGTCTGCGCCCgatatggctcagtgggctgccCAGCAGAGCCGAGACCTGGGTCGACTGGAGAAGTACCTAGCCCAGCTGCAGGATACCATCCAGCCCCTGAAGGAGAGCCTAGCTACTCTGGAAGGAGAACGAGGGAAGCTGAGGGTCCAGCTGGAGCAGACGGAGAGGTCACTGGCCCAGCAGAGTGAAGAGCACCAGGCCAGCCTGGAGAATATTGAAGTCAGGCTCCAGAAGGTCCAGGCCAAGGGAGACGAGGCCAAGAGCAGACTGCAAGGAGAACTGGAGGAAATGAGACTTG AAAATTTGTCTTTGAAAGAAAGAAACTCAAAACTCAAGGCAGAACTTTGCACCTGCAGTTTGCAGCTGGATAAAGTGCACAGCACTG AGCATGAAAGGGACCGGCTCCAGTGGGAGGTGCAGGCCACGCAGGAGAAGCTTGAGGAGCTCAAGGAGCAGACTCACGCCCTCCAGAACCAACTAACTGGCCAGCAGGTTCTGCTGGACAAAGAGAGCGCCAAGTATGAGAGTGCCTGTCGACAGCAGGAG GCAACACAGGCCAAGCAAAGGGCCCTCCTGGAGCGTGTCGATGCCCTGGACAGGGAATGTGTGGACCTGCAGGGAAGGCTGGGTCAGGTGGAGGAGAGCCGGGCGGAGCTGCAGGAGAAGCTAAGGCTGACTGTAGAGGAGAAGGAGCTGCTTCAGGCTCAGCTTAGCCAACAGCAG GTCCTCGGTGTGCAGCTACAGGGGGAAACTCAGGCTctgagggtgtgtgtggggcggctccagggggagctggaggagcagaGGCAGCGGGAAAGACTGCTGGTGGCCTACCCTGAGCTGTGCCCCCCCGCCCAGGGGTCCCCACAGA GCACAGGTGATGTAATAGGGGACATGGAGCAGCAGCTGTGTGCCAACATGCTGCGGATTGGTGTCCTGGAACAGGAGAATGCCACCCTGAGTGCCAGCTTGGCAAAGCTGAGGGAGAAAGGACAGCTTGGGGACTACAAAGTCGCA GTGGGCTCACCATACCAGCTACGGTCCCACTGCCCAGCTAAGACCCCAGAGGACAGCCAGGGGAGCTGGCACCCCAGTCCAGAGGGCCTCTCTTT CCATCCACAGGGGGGCGTGAGTCAGCAAGGAGCAGGACTGAGAGATGGCATTCAGGCCCTTGAGAGAGGCCCCATGTTGACTATGCTGCACTGTCAGGCTGTGGAGCTGCTTCTGCCAGCAGAGGAACAAGCCGCTGAGAGCTGCTGCAGGGTCCGCCCCGCCGCTCAGACCCACTGCACCACACGCCGCAAACAGAACTGA